In one Umezawaea sp. Da 62-37 genomic region, the following are encoded:
- a CDS encoding SLATT domain-containing protein, with translation MAIEPAVKAEREEYLLAQVREVFGRVVYSHKTHEKQADICFGRYRWQQGVLVAFTAVSTGTFLASVLGMLGNQVLTSLATSFIALVVSALSLASKSFKFSEESDAHRKIASRLWDVRESYLSLIADLMSGATVAADARARRDELQEATRAAYADAPRTTSKAYGRAQDGLKINEELSFTSREIDLFLPEALRLNEGEAGR, from the coding sequence GTGGCGATAGAACCCGCAGTTAAGGCGGAGCGAGAAGAGTACCTGCTCGCGCAGGTCCGCGAGGTGTTCGGTCGGGTGGTCTACAGCCACAAGACCCACGAGAAGCAAGCGGACATCTGCTTCGGGCGATACCGCTGGCAACAGGGTGTGCTGGTCGCCTTCACGGCTGTCAGCACCGGCACGTTCCTCGCGTCCGTGCTCGGCATGCTGGGCAACCAGGTCCTGACTAGCCTCGCGACCTCGTTCATCGCCCTCGTCGTCAGCGCGCTGAGCCTCGCCTCCAAGAGCTTCAAGTTCAGCGAGGAGTCTGATGCCCACCGCAAAATCGCCTCGCGGCTATGGGACGTACGCGAGTCGTACCTGTCGCTGATCGCCGACCTGATGTCCGGCGCGACGGTGGCTGCGGATGCTCGTGCGCGCCGCGACGAACTCCAGGAGGCCACGCGTGCGGCTTATGCCGATGCGCCCCGGACCACATCCAAGGCTTACGGCCGGGCGCAGGATGGGCTCAAGATCAACGAGGAGCTGAGCTTCACCTCCCGCGAGATCGACCTGTTCCTCCCAGAGGCGCTCCGTCTCAATGAAGGTGAGGCGGGACGATGA
- a CDS encoding SMODS domain-containing nucleotidyltransferase, producing the protein MKVDEIFDALLENLKVGDASTTIAARRDEITKALNKDFRSVEGSTANRLMVGSYGRHTAIRGVSDLDMIYILAASLRSSYSSETGPRRMLNRVRDDLTARYPNTDIRVDQ; encoded by the coding sequence ATGAAGGTGGACGAGATCTTTGACGCCCTGCTCGAGAATCTGAAGGTCGGCGACGCCAGCACCACCATCGCCGCACGCCGCGACGAGATCACGAAGGCGTTGAACAAGGACTTCAGGTCGGTCGAGGGCTCCACGGCGAATCGGCTCATGGTCGGCTCCTACGGTCGGCACACTGCGATCCGCGGCGTCTCAGACCTGGACATGATCTACATCCTCGCGGCAAGCCTCCGCTCGAGCTACAGCAGCGAGACGGGACCGCGGAGGATGCTCAACCGTGTTCGGGATGATCTGACCGCGCGGTACCCGAACACCGACATACGCGTCGACCAGTGA
- a CDS encoding transposase family protein yields MISYRATLDVPRELAQYLGRLLHTQRRDRGTRKGARALTCYGQAVMGLRWFRQNTDITALARDHGISRATGYRYLDEIITVLAEQAPDLHAALRHAKNEGLAHVVLDGKIFPTDRLAEKTTSAKGEQIDRWYSGKAHEHGGNIQALMAPNGFPLWISDVEPGSVHDLTAAREHVLGALYWAASRLDLPTLADNGYDGAGIGVFTPVKQPAGGQVLDVDTRTYNALLRGLRCLGERGFATLTGRWRALRHFTTSPRKIGAIVKAALVLTHFEHGRLT; encoded by the coding sequence GTGATCAGCTATCGTGCCACACTCGACGTGCCCCGCGAACTCGCCCAGTACCTGGGCCGCCTGCTCCACACCCAACGCCGCGACCGTGGCACTCGGAAGGGCGCCAGAGCGCTGACCTGCTACGGGCAGGCCGTCATGGGCCTGCGCTGGTTCCGCCAGAACACCGACATCACCGCGCTGGCCCGAGATCACGGCATCTCCCGCGCCACCGGCTACCGCTACCTCGACGAGATCATCACCGTGCTCGCCGAGCAAGCCCCGGACCTGCACGCAGCATTGCGACACGCCAAGAACGAGGGACTGGCCCACGTCGTTCTCGACGGCAAGATCTTTCCCACCGACCGCCTCGCCGAGAAGACCACCAGCGCGAAAGGCGAGCAGATCGACCGGTGGTACTCCGGCAAAGCACACGAGCACGGCGGCAACATCCAGGCCCTGATGGCGCCGAACGGTTTCCCGCTGTGGATCAGCGATGTCGAACCCGGCTCGGTGCACGACCTGACCGCGGCCCGCGAACACGTGCTGGGCGCCCTGTACTGGGCCGCCTCCCGACTCGACCTGCCCACCCTGGCCGACAACGGCTACGACGGGGCGGGCATCGGAGTGTTCACACCGGTCAAGCAGCCCGCAGGCGGGCAGGTACTTGATGTCGACACGCGCACCTACAATGCCCTGCTGCGTGGCCTGCGCTGTCTGGGTGAACGCGGATTCGCGACGCTGACCGGCCGCTGGCGCGCCTTACGGCACTTCACCACCAGCCCTCGCAAGATCGGCGCCATCGTCAAAGCCGCCCTCGTCCTCACTCATTTCGAACATGGACGACTCACCTGA
- a CDS encoding nucleotide-binding domain-containing protein encodes MAKRSADSVRPSTLVRSPQCVVRMQFTSNKFKFEVQPAFGNSDGSFDYPDTKAEGWKVTKPREEIAATKDCNGRTSTNMRHLARMTRAWKDTNGVVMGGLLIDTLVYRFFSATSEYDDKGSLWFDFMVRDFFEFLMNEPNKDYYLALGSNQRVNVKKRFQPKAKKAYNRCLEAIANGDKASVNKKWREVFGSAVPLEVTESARSFKDTDEFIESRYPVDISESLAIDCKVTQNGWRTASLREMLKNKTLLLPSKELDFTITECSVSYPYDVKWKVLNRGDEAERRNNIRGEIISPNRAGNARHERTSFRGEHVVECYIIKEGIVVARNVIDVPISTNAA; translated from the coding sequence ATGGCCAAGCGTTCGGCTGACTCCGTCAGGCCTTCAACGTTGGTGAGATCACCTCAGTGCGTCGTGCGTATGCAGTTCACAAGCAACAAATTCAAGTTCGAGGTGCAGCCAGCATTCGGGAACAGCGATGGCAGCTTCGACTACCCCGACACCAAGGCCGAGGGCTGGAAGGTCACTAAGCCGCGCGAGGAGATCGCTGCGACGAAGGACTGCAACGGCCGTACATCGACGAACATGCGCCACCTCGCTCGGATGACCCGGGCGTGGAAGGATACGAACGGCGTGGTCATGGGTGGCCTGCTCATCGACACGCTCGTCTACCGGTTCTTCTCGGCCACGTCCGAGTATGACGACAAGGGCAGCCTCTGGTTCGACTTCATGGTCAGGGACTTCTTCGAGTTCCTCATGAACGAGCCGAACAAGGACTACTACCTCGCGCTGGGCAGCAACCAGCGGGTGAACGTGAAGAAGCGGTTCCAACCGAAGGCAAAGAAGGCGTACAACCGCTGCCTCGAAGCCATCGCCAACGGGGACAAGGCTTCCGTGAACAAGAAATGGCGAGAAGTGTTCGGGTCGGCGGTTCCGCTGGAGGTCACCGAGTCCGCCCGCTCGTTCAAGGACACCGACGAGTTCATCGAGAGCCGGTACCCCGTCGACATCAGCGAGTCGCTCGCGATCGACTGCAAGGTCACGCAGAACGGGTGGCGAACGGCGTCACTCCGGGAGATGCTCAAGAACAAGACCTTGCTGCTCCCGAGCAAGGAACTCGACTTCACCATCACCGAGTGCAGCGTCTCGTACCCGTATGACGTGAAGTGGAAGGTGCTGAACCGCGGAGATGAGGCCGAGCGTCGGAATAACATCCGTGGGGAGATCATCTCGCCCAACCGTGCCGGCAACGCCCGACACGAGCGGACCAGCTTCCGTGGCGAGCACGTCGTCGAGTGCTACATCATCAAGGAAGGGATCGTGGTCGCACGGAACGTCATCGACGTGCCGATCAGCACCAACGCCGCTTAG